The Fretibacterium sp. OH1220_COT-178 genomic sequence ACCCAACGCTCGGGACAGAGCCGATACCTTGTCCTTCTGGGGGTGCCGATCATCAGTAAAAACGCAGGGCCTTTCTACATTCTCTCAATCGACGGCGGCGGGATTCGCGGCCTCTTTCCCGCCCGGCTTCTCAAGTGCATCGAGACGGAGCTGAAGGTGCCGCTCTCGAAGCACTTCGGCATGTTCGCGGGGACGAGCACGGGATCCATCGTGGCGTCCTCTTTGGCCCATGCCGTCCCCATAGACCAGGTCATCGGGCTTTACCGCAACAGCGGCCCCGACATCTTCAGCCGTCAGCGATTTTGGGGGCCGAGAATCTTCGAACCCGCGGTCCGCAGCCGCTACCGCAAGCAGAAGCTCCTGGGCGCCCTGGCTCCCATGCTCGGCGGCGTCAGCCTGGGCTCGATCACCGTCCCTCTCGTCCTTCCGGCCACCGATATCGTCAACGGCAAGGCCCACCTTTTCCGCACAAACTACGTGAAGGACAAAAAACGGGACCTGGAGGTTCCGCTGCTGGACGCCGTCGTCGCCTC encodes the following:
- a CDS encoding CBASS cGAMP-activated phospholipase, producing MPIISKNAGPFYILSIDGGGIRGLFPARLLKCIETELKVPLSKHFGMFAGTSTGSIVASSLAHAVPIDQVIGLYRNSGPDIFSRQRFWGPRIFEPAVRSRYRKQKLLGALAPMLGGVSLGSITVPLVLPATDIVNGKAHLFRTNYVKDKKRDLEVPLLDAVVASCSAPTYFDPTRVGNVLLADGGLWANSPSLAAVIEARQNLEIELEDIRVLSIGTGYSPTTYGREERKRWGFINGWKGTEFVDFLMFLQARSTHNYLEMLFDKKQFLRLNFESEEPLHLDDCSIMDRLEEKAQEVFRNDRESIRRFMEGNL